One genomic segment of Acinetobacter sp. C26M includes these proteins:
- a CDS encoding LysR family transcriptional regulator, which produces MRFDFFDLQLFLHITSTGSLTKGAERSAISLQAASERIKKLEQYFDTPLFTRQTTGVELTTAGHALAEHARRMIRQKDQLEQEMQRFRQQQPESLTLWCNSSAQSEYLPPLLPQYLMRHPDINIDLHEAESSEIITALGKGIAKLGLVSSFFDIRPLQTQEFASDPLVLICPASHALAQYTQLNLVDALHFGFIGLMPHHSLQQSIETQAKLLGFNIQYRLRLPNFAAIAEVVAKGVGIAIMPARAAQRLEPDYDFHTVQLLGAWANRKLLLATQDFSQLPETYQQFADFLLQHRP; this is translated from the coding sequence ATGCGTTTTGATTTTTTTGATTTACAGTTATTTCTGCATATCACCAGCACGGGTAGTCTGACCAAAGGGGCTGAACGTTCTGCAATTTCATTACAAGCCGCGAGCGAACGAATTAAAAAGCTCGAGCAATATTTTGATACCCCTTTATTTACTCGACAAACCACTGGCGTTGAATTAACTACAGCCGGACATGCTTTGGCCGAACATGCGCGACGTATGATCCGCCAAAAAGATCAGCTCGAACAAGAGATGCAACGCTTTCGACAACAACAACCCGAATCCTTAACCCTGTGGTGCAACTCTTCGGCACAAAGTGAATATCTGCCGCCACTGTTACCGCAATATCTGATGCGACATCCTGACATCAATATTGACTTACATGAAGCAGAAAGTTCAGAGATTATTACCGCTCTAGGCAAAGGCATCGCTAAGCTCGGCTTGGTTTCCAGTTTCTTTGATATTCGCCCTTTGCAGACCCAAGAATTTGCCAGTGACCCCTTGGTACTGATTTGCCCAGCCTCACATGCCCTTGCTCAATACACACAATTAAATCTGGTCGATGCCTTACATTTTGGCTTTATTGGGTTGATGCCACATCATTCTTTGCAGCAATCTATCGAAACCCAGGCCAAGTTACTGGGCTTTAATATCCAATACCGTTTGCGTTTACCCAATTTTGCTGCGATTGCTGAAGTGGTGGCGAAAGGCGTCGGCATAGCGATTATGCCTGCCCGTGCTGCGCAGCGTTTAGAGCCAGACTATGATTTCCACACGGTACAGCTGTTGGGAGCATGGGCTAATCGGAAGCTGCTGTTAGCAACGCAGGATTTCAGTCAACTACCCGAGACTTATCAGCAATTTGCAGATTTTTTATTGCAGCATCGTCCTTAG
- the fmt gene encoding methionyl-tRNA formyltransferase — MKIIFAGTPEFAATALAALLKTSHQIIAVYTQPDRKSGRGQKLTPSPVKQLALEHDLPVYQPLNFKASTEEGLAARQELAALGADVMVVAAYGLILPQAVLDTPKYGCLNIHGSLLPRWRGAAPIQRAIATGDAETGITIMQMAAGLDTGDMMYKTYCPITAEDTTASLHDKLAVQGAEAICTVLESEQSLQDFIEKREVQDEALTVYAHKLVKAEARIDWTINAVQIDRNIRAFNPWPVAFIQLDENNALRVWGSTLSQLSKTDAQVGEILAIDKQGVHVACGENTAVCLTSLQWPGAKALNPVQIAQTQKLHIGQILP; from the coding sequence GTGAAAATCATTTTTGCTGGTACGCCTGAATTTGCGGCAACCGCATTGGCGGCATTATTAAAAACATCCCACCAGATCATTGCGGTTTATACCCAACCTGACCGTAAATCAGGACGTGGGCAAAAATTAACGCCATCTCCTGTTAAACAATTGGCACTTGAACACGATTTACCCGTTTATCAACCTTTGAATTTTAAAGCGTCTACGGAAGAAGGCTTGGCAGCTCGACAAGAACTTGCTGCACTTGGCGCAGATGTGATGGTGGTGGCAGCCTATGGCTTGATTTTACCGCAAGCGGTTTTAGATACACCGAAATACGGTTGTTTAAATATCCATGGTTCGCTGTTACCCCGTTGGCGTGGTGCTGCCCCGATTCAACGTGCCATTGCCACAGGTGATGCTGAAACGGGCATTACCATTATGCAAATGGCGGCAGGTTTAGATACTGGCGATATGATGTATAAAACCTATTGCCCAATTACTGCGGAAGATACCACTGCCAGCTTGCATGACAAATTGGCTGTTCAAGGCGCAGAAGCAATTTGTACCGTGCTTGAATCAGAACAAAGCTTGCAGGATTTTATTGAAAAACGTGAAGTACAAGATGAAGCACTTACCGTTTATGCGCACAAATTAGTGAAAGCCGAAGCCCGTATCGATTGGACTATAAATGCAGTTCAAATCGATCGTAATATTCGTGCCTTTAACCCTTGGCCAGTCGCGTTTATCCAACTCGATGAAAATAATGCTTTACGTGTTTGGGGTTCTACACTTTCACAGCTCAGCAAAACCGATGCACAAGTTGGTGAAATCCTTGCCATTGATAAACAAGGCGTGCATGTTGCCTGTGGCGAAAATACTGCAGTGTGCTTAACCAGCTTACAATGGCCAGGTGCTAAAGCCTTAAATCCAGTACAAATTGCCCAAACCCAAAAATTGCATATTGGACAAATTCTCCCATGA
- a CDS encoding aldehyde dehydrogenase family protein, whose product MTDAQNVVDYPLYVAGKAVTTGQWLEVHDKYRTTVYARVALADAKVLEKAISASVKAEEEMAALKPFQKQKILLHCVKRFNELREELTEVLIAEGGKPRGAASAEVERLINTFQLAADAVTQLDDGRMLPLAVTPAAARFRGMVKQVPIGAISLISPFNFPLNLVAHKIAPAIAAGCPFVLKPASLTPISALMIAKVLAETELPKGSWSVLPCDRQAADILVTDDRFKLLSFTGSDQVGWDMKARAGRKKVTLELGGNATVLIDADTVIDDALIDRLIAAAYGHAGQVCISVQRILVHADIYADLKKKLIAKLKKIKADDPSLSGTVVGPMIKEAEAVRLKKWLDKAEKKGAKILIGGSLQGMLFEPALLENVDAKLEIYKDEAFGPVAILEKFKDFEQGIATINQSRFGLQAGVYTQNLNKMLYAWDHLHVGGVIINDVPTFRVDNMPYGGVKDSGLGREGIHSAIRDMQEERLLAIKQ is encoded by the coding sequence ATGACAGATGCACAGAATGTAGTGGATTATCCGCTTTACGTCGCAGGAAAAGCCGTTACAACAGGTCAGTGGTTGGAAGTCCATGATAAGTATCGAACGACGGTCTATGCGCGTGTGGCATTGGCTGATGCGAAGGTCCTTGAAAAAGCCATTTCGGCTTCGGTAAAAGCAGAAGAGGAAATGGCAGCACTCAAGCCTTTTCAAAAGCAGAAAATTTTGCTGCATTGTGTAAAACGCTTTAATGAACTGCGTGAGGAACTGACTGAAGTTCTGATTGCGGAAGGTGGTAAGCCTCGTGGTGCAGCGAGTGCAGAAGTGGAACGTTTAATTAATACCTTCCAGTTGGCAGCCGACGCAGTCACGCAGCTGGATGATGGTCGTATGCTGCCATTGGCAGTCACACCCGCTGCCGCGCGTTTTCGTGGCATGGTCAAACAAGTGCCAATTGGTGCAATTTCCTTAATTAGTCCGTTTAATTTCCCTTTAAATTTAGTCGCTCATAAGATTGCACCTGCAATTGCAGCAGGTTGTCCATTTGTGCTGAAACCTGCGAGCTTGACCCCAATCAGTGCTTTAATGATTGCAAAGGTTTTGGCGGAAACAGAACTACCGAAAGGCTCATGGTCGGTATTACCATGCGATCGCCAAGCAGCAGATATTCTAGTGACCGATGACCGCTTTAAATTACTCAGCTTTACAGGGTCAGATCAGGTCGGTTGGGACATGAAAGCACGTGCAGGTCGCAAGAAAGTAACCTTGGAACTGGGTGGCAATGCCACAGTGTTGATTGATGCGGATACCGTGATTGATGATGCTTTAATTGACCGCTTAATTGCTGCGGCTTATGGTCATGCGGGGCAAGTATGTATCAGTGTGCAGCGGATTTTAGTACATGCCGATATCTATGCTGATCTGAAAAAGAAACTCATCGCAAAATTGAAAAAAATCAAGGCAGATGACCCAAGTTTAAGTGGCACTGTGGTTGGGCCGATGATCAAAGAAGCAGAAGCTGTTCGCTTAAAAAAATGGCTGGATAAAGCCGAGAAAAAAGGAGCAAAAATATTAATAGGAGGAAGTTTACAAGGCATGCTGTTTGAACCTGCTTTGCTGGAAAATGTAGATGCCAAGCTGGAAATCTATAAAGATGAAGCCTTTGGTCCAGTGGCGATCTTAGAAAAATTTAAAGATTTTGAGCAGGGTATTGCCACGATTAACCAAAGTCGTTTTGGTTTGCAGGCAGGTGTGTATACGCAAAATCTCAATAAAATGCTGTATGCATGGGATCATTTACATGTTGGAGGTGTGATTATTAACGATGTCCCGACTTTCCGTGTCGATAATATGCCCTATGGCGGTGTGAAGGATTCTGGCCTAGGTCGAGAAGGTATTCATTCTGCGATTCGGGATATGCAAGAGGAAAGATTATTAGCCATCAAACAATAA
- a CDS encoding LysR family transcriptional regulator, translating to MDKLNAMSAFVHVVEQRSFTKAAQILNLPRSTLTDAIKQLETQLNTRLLFRTTRQVNPTDEGHLYYQRCKYILAYIDESDHDFLHAKPQGILKVEVHGIFAAHFILPKLHQFLSEYPQIQLQLTESDRYVDLIKEGIDCVIRIGHLNNSELVVRPLGQIQQVTLASPEYLKKYGTPNTLSELKQHFMVGFYSTARQKALPLEFLIQHKVEFYDLPVLIQVNGAYTYSAAAEQGFGIIQVPRYGHLQQIENGQLSPVLTQYAVPALPVSLLYPSKTRVSPRQRVFIEWIVQLFKDHPLDQR from the coding sequence ATGGACAAGTTAAATGCCATGTCAGCATTCGTACATGTGGTTGAGCAGCGAAGTTTTACCAAAGCAGCGCAGATCCTGAACTTACCGCGCTCAACTCTGACAGATGCGATTAAACAATTAGAAACACAGCTGAATACCCGCTTACTGTTTCGAACCACACGACAAGTGAATCCGACTGACGAAGGCCATCTGTACTATCAACGCTGTAAATATATTCTGGCTTATATTGATGAATCAGATCATGATTTTTTACATGCCAAACCGCAAGGTATCTTAAAGGTCGAAGTTCACGGTATCTTTGCCGCACATTTTATTCTGCCAAAATTGCATCAGTTCCTCAGTGAATACCCACAAATTCAATTACAACTGACTGAAAGTGATCGCTATGTTGATCTGATTAAAGAAGGCATCGACTGTGTGATTCGGATTGGACATTTAAATAATAGCGAGCTAGTGGTCAGACCCTTAGGCCAGATTCAGCAAGTCACTCTCGCAAGTCCTGAATATCTCAAAAAATACGGTACACCGAACACACTGAGTGAATTAAAACAGCATTTTATGGTGGGCTTCTATTCTACAGCCCGGCAAAAAGCGCTTCCCTTAGAATTTTTGATTCAGCATAAAGTCGAGTTTTATGATTTACCTGTATTAATTCAAGTGAATGGCGCTTACACCTATTCGGCAGCGGCAGAACAAGGCTTTGGCATTATTCAGGTACCACGTTACGGTCATTTACAGCAAATTGAAAATGGCCAACTCTCCCCAGTGCTAACCCAATATGCTGTTCCCGCTTTACCTGTCTCATTGCTCTACCCCTCAAAAACACGGGTTTCACCGAGACAAAGAGTGTTTATTGAATGGATCGTGCAGTTGTTTAAAGACCATCCTTTAGATCAGCGTTAA
- the rsmB gene encoding 16S rRNA (cytosine(967)-C(5))-methyltransferase RsmB — translation MNPSNQSSAKNLNLRAQVIKTLLAVQNGQSLSSVLNQHINIVSERDRGLYHELTLGCLRQWYSLKAITLPLLTKPLDNEALESCLYLGLYQILCTRIPVHAAISETVNAAKQLGFEPMSGLVNAILRRVSRETDEFQTALNNTHGLPSWLFKRLKKDWPEQVEPLCQALKQVAPLTLRVNERQVSRNEYLEILDEEQIDARPCTLSDVGIVLEQTGNITHLPGFEEGGFSVQDEHAQLCATLLPNLDDQVVVDACAAPGGKAAHILERFNPKKLIALDHDAKRLLRVSENLERLALDQDNVEIITADATTWQAQELADCIVLDAPCSATGVIRRHPDIRLLRQSTDIAQTVELQQQILQQMWQQLKVGGTLLYITCSILKAENEQQMATFFAAHADAKEIKINADWGIEQTYGRQLLPSAHAGDGFYYCRIKKLA, via the coding sequence ATGAACCCATCAAATCAATCATCTGCAAAAAATTTGAATCTGCGTGCGCAGGTGATCAAAACACTTTTGGCGGTTCAGAATGGGCAATCTTTGTCTTCCGTTTTGAATCAACATATCAATATCGTTTCTGAGCGTGACCGTGGCTTATATCACGAACTTACTTTAGGTTGTTTACGCCAATGGTATTCGTTAAAAGCAATTACCTTACCCTTGCTCACAAAACCATTAGACAATGAAGCCCTAGAAAGTTGTTTATATCTTGGTTTATATCAAATTTTATGTACGCGTATTCCTGTACATGCTGCGATTTCAGAAACTGTAAATGCTGCGAAGCAACTCGGTTTTGAGCCAATGAGTGGTTTGGTCAATGCGATTCTGCGTCGTGTTTCACGTGAAACAGATGAATTTCAAACCGCATTGAATAATACCCATGGTTTACCAAGTTGGTTATTCAAGCGACTCAAAAAAGATTGGCCTGAGCAAGTAGAGCCGCTATGCCAAGCCTTAAAACAAGTCGCGCCACTGACGCTGCGTGTCAATGAACGCCAAGTGAGTCGTAACGAATATTTAGAGATTTTGGACGAAGAACAGATTGATGCTCGTCCTTGCACACTTTCAGATGTGGGTATTGTTCTGGAACAAACGGGCAATATTACCCATTTACCCGGTTTCGAAGAAGGTGGTTTTTCTGTTCAGGATGAACATGCGCAATTGTGCGCGACGCTTTTACCAAATTTAGATGACCAAGTTGTTGTCGATGCCTGTGCTGCACCAGGGGGTAAAGCCGCACATATCCTTGAGCGTTTTAATCCTAAAAAATTGATTGCACTTGATCATGATGCAAAACGTTTACTGCGTGTTTCTGAAAATTTAGAACGTCTTGCCCTAGATCAGGACAATGTTGAGATTATTACGGCTGATGCCACCACATGGCAGGCACAGGAACTTGCCGATTGTATCGTGTTGGATGCACCCTGCTCTGCGACAGGTGTAATCCGTCGCCATCCCGATATTCGTCTGCTCAGACAGTCGACTGATATCGCGCAAACGGTTGAGCTACAGCAGCAAATTTTGCAGCAGATGTGGCAACAGCTTAAAGTCGGTGGCACTTTACTGTATATCACCTGCTCGATTCTCAAAGCTGAAAATGAGCAGCAAATGGCAACATTCTTTGCAGCACATGCTGATGCAAAAGAAATCAAAATCAATGCAGATTGGGGTATTGAACAGACCTATGGTCGTCAGTTGCTTCCTTCTGCCCACGCTGGTGATGGTTTCTATTATTGCCGAATTAAAAAATTGGCATAA
- a CDS encoding methionine/alanine import family NSS transporter small subunit, giving the protein MNTSAIVMMVISMVFLWGGLALSILHLTKNPEELDDVLEEVKDQHTL; this is encoded by the coding sequence ATGAATACTTCAGCAATCGTAATGATGGTGATTTCAATGGTGTTTTTATGGGGTGGATTGGCACTGTCTATTCTGCACTTAACCAAAAACCCAGAAGAGTTAGATGACGTTCTTGAAGAAGTCAAAGATCAGCATACACTCTAA
- a CDS encoding sulfite exporter TauE/SafE family protein, whose protein sequence is MTFLAIIVMVFVFAGMIKGMIGLGLPAVSMGLLTIAMSPFQAASLLIVPSMITNIWQLFAEGRVWTFVRRFWSLLLGIVVGSVWSFLPTLSQSHGQSSEILLGTMLILYGLYGLCVKNLPHLGKYEHWLSPLVGYIGGAVTVATGVVIIPVVPYLQSLHLNRDELVQALGLTFTVSTICLAVFLQHNPMQGITLDYRLSAVALVAALVGMWLGKKIRYQLNEQRFRRLFFMGLVALGGYMLSH, encoded by the coding sequence GTGACTTTTTTAGCAATTATTGTGATGGTATTTGTCTTTGCAGGCATGATTAAAGGCATGATCGGCTTAGGCTTACCTGCGGTCTCAATGGGGCTACTCACAATTGCCATGAGTCCTTTTCAGGCTGCCTCACTGCTGATCGTTCCGTCCATGATTACCAATATCTGGCAGCTCTTTGCTGAGGGGCGGGTCTGGACTTTCGTACGCCGCTTCTGGTCTTTGTTGCTTGGGATTGTGGTTGGATCGGTCTGGAGTTTTTTACCCACTTTAAGCCAAAGCCATGGTCAAAGCAGTGAAATTCTATTGGGTACGATGCTGATACTGTACGGGCTTTATGGTTTATGCGTTAAGAATCTGCCCCACTTGGGCAAATATGAGCATTGGTTATCTCCCTTGGTGGGTTATATCGGTGGTGCGGTCACTGTAGCAACAGGGGTTGTGATTATTCCTGTGGTGCCTTATTTGCAGTCTTTACATCTAAACCGTGATGAGCTGGTTCAAGCTTTAGGATTAACCTTTACCGTGTCCACCATTTGCTTGGCAGTATTTCTACAGCATAACCCAATGCAGGGAATCACACTGGACTATCGTTTATCGGCTGTTGCCTTGGTAGCAGCTTTGGTCGGGATGTGGTTGGGTAAAAAAATCCGCTATCAACTGAATGAGCAACGCTTCCGTCGTCTATTTTTTATGGGGCTGGTCGCTTTAGGTGGCTATATGCTATCGCATTAA
- the ilvD gene encoding dihydroxy-acid dehydratase: MPDYRSKTSTHGRNMAGARGLWRATGMKDEDFGKPIIAVVNSFTQFVPGHVHLKDLGQLVAREIEASGGVAKEFNTIAVDDGIAMGHDGMLYSLPSRDLIADSVEYMVNAHCADAMVCISNCDKITPGMLMAAMRLNIPVVFVSGGPMEAGKVKFRGDEKAIDLVDAMVVAADESYTDEEVAAFERSACPTCGSCSGMFTANSMNCLTEALGLSLPGNGSIVATHANREKLFLRAGRLVVELAKRYYEQNDDSILPRSIATKAAFENAMTLDIAMGGSTNTVLHLLAAAHEAEVDFTMDDIDRLSRQVPVLSKVAPAKQDVHMEDVHRAGGIMAILGELDRANLLNTSCPTVHEPTLKDALDKWDIIRTEDADVYEFYRSSPGGIPTQVAFSQNRYYSTLDGDREKGVIRNAEHAFSKDGGLAVLYGNIALDGCIVKTAGVDESILKFTGTARVFESQDAAVEAILDHKIVAGDIVVIRYEGPRGGPGMQEMLYPTSYLKSKGLGKDCALITDGRFSGGSSGLSIGHVSPEAAEGGAIGLVEDGDTIQIDIPNRTIHLDIDDATMAHRRTVQEAKGWHPAEERKRKVSKSLKIYAMHSTSAAKGAVRVL, encoded by the coding sequence ATGCCTGATTATCGTTCGAAAACATCAACACATGGAAGAAATATGGCGGGCGCGCGTGGTTTATGGCGTGCGACCGGTATGAAAGATGAAGATTTTGGCAAACCAATTATTGCGGTGGTCAACTCATTTACCCAATTTGTTCCTGGTCACGTGCATCTTAAAGATTTAGGTCAACTTGTTGCGAGAGAAATTGAAGCTTCTGGTGGTGTCGCGAAAGAATTTAATACCATTGCCGTCGATGATGGTATTGCCATGGGTCATGACGGGATGCTGTATTCACTGCCATCACGTGATTTGATTGCCGATTCTGTGGAATACATGGTCAATGCCCATTGCGCTGATGCCATGGTATGTATCTCGAACTGTGACAAGATCACTCCAGGAATGCTGATGGCTGCGATGCGCCTGAACATTCCAGTGGTATTTGTGTCTGGCGGGCCAATGGAAGCGGGTAAAGTTAAATTCCGCGGTGACGAAAAGGCGATTGACCTTGTTGATGCTATGGTGGTTGCAGCAGACGAAAGCTATACCGATGAAGAAGTTGCTGCGTTTGAACGCTCAGCATGTCCTACTTGTGGTTCATGCTCAGGGATGTTCACAGCTAACTCAATGAACTGCTTAACCGAAGCTTTAGGTTTGTCTTTACCGGGCAATGGTTCGATCGTGGCGACGCATGCCAATCGTGAAAAATTGTTCTTAAGAGCAGGCCGTTTAGTGGTTGAACTGGCGAAACGCTACTACGAACAAAATGATGACAGTATTTTGCCACGTTCAATTGCAACTAAAGCAGCATTTGAAAATGCCATGACTTTGGATATTGCAATGGGTGGCTCAACCAATACCGTATTGCATTTGCTTGCGGCTGCACATGAAGCAGAAGTTGATTTCACCATGGATGATATCGACCGTCTGTCTCGCCAAGTACCAGTATTGTCAAAAGTTGCACCTGCAAAACAAGACGTGCATATGGAAGATGTACACCGTGCAGGTGGCATCATGGCAATCTTGGGTGAGTTGGATCGTGCCAACTTATTGAATACCTCATGCCCAACCGTGCACGAACCTACTCTGAAAGATGCATTAGACAAATGGGATATTATCCGTACAGAAGATGCGGACGTTTATGAGTTCTATCGTTCGTCTCCGGGTGGTATTCCAACTCAAGTAGCGTTCTCGCAGAACCGTTACTATTCAACTTTGGATGGTGATCGTGAGAAAGGCGTAATTCGTAATGCTGAACATGCCTTCTCTAAAGATGGTGGTTTGGCTGTACTTTACGGCAACATCGCTTTAGATGGCTGTATCGTAAAAACTGCGGGTGTAGATGAGTCGATCCTTAAATTCACTGGTACTGCGCGTGTTTTTGAAAGCCAAGATGCAGCGGTTGAAGCGATTTTGGATCATAAAATCGTTGCGGGCGATATCGTGGTGATTCGCTACGAAGGACCACGTGGCGGACCAGGGATGCAGGAAATGTTGTATCCAACCAGTTACTTGAAGTCGAAAGGTTTAGGTAAAGACTGTGCCTTGATTACCGATGGTCGTTTCTCGGGTGGTTCGTCAGGTTTGTCGATTGGTCACGTTTCTCCAGAAGCGGCTGAAGGTGGTGCAATTGGTCTAGTTGAAGATGGTGATACCATTCAAATCGATATTCCAAACCGTACCATTCACCTCGATATCGATGATGCAACCATGGCGCATCGCCGTACCGTTCAGGAAGCTAAAGGTTGGCATCCAGCAGAAGAGCGTAAACGTAAAGTGTCTAAGTCATTGAAGATTTACGCAATGCATTCGACCAGTGCAGCCAAAGGCGCAGTACGAGTTTTGTAA
- a CDS encoding sodium-dependent transporter: MADSRENWTSRSGFIIAAVGSAVGLGNIWRFPYVAYENGGGAFLIPYLLALITAGLPLLFLDYATGHRARNSPPKAYRALFKGGETLGWWQVCVCIIIGLYYASVLTWAGSYVYFSIGQAWGSDPESFFFNTYLQTSKATGFDLQFVSHLFWPIVGIWALTLIILYGGVKKGVELSNKIFMPLLFVLFTVLVIQSLRLPGAVEGLNAFFTPNWSAMMNYKVWLAAYGHTFFSLSVGFGIMVTYASYLKPKTNLTGSGLIVGFANASTEILAGIGIFAALGFMAHAAGKEVQDVVSGGIGLAFIAFPKIISSLGAGADLFGFLFFSSLFVAGISSMVSILEVPIAAMQDKLKWGRTKAVTIIGGGSALVSVILFSSVNAIKLVDIVDHFINNIGIIGGALISIISIAWFKRSALRELRDHVNRISTVQLGKGWDFTLTVITSLILLTTLSMTVFNLVKNGYDSYSMSLQGVFGWGSVIFCAVVAIVLSRIKDR, translated from the coding sequence ATGGCAGATTCTCGTGAAAACTGGACATCACGATCTGGTTTTATTATTGCAGCTGTTGGTTCAGCTGTAGGTTTAGGTAACATTTGGCGTTTCCCTTACGTTGCTTATGAAAATGGCGGTGGGGCGTTTCTTATCCCTTATTTACTGGCGTTGATTACAGCTGGTTTACCGCTTTTATTCTTGGACTATGCAACAGGTCATCGTGCGCGTAATTCACCGCCAAAAGCATATCGTGCGCTATTTAAAGGCGGTGAGACACTCGGTTGGTGGCAAGTCTGTGTCTGTATCATCATTGGTTTGTACTATGCCAGCGTACTGACTTGGGCAGGTAGTTATGTCTACTTCTCAATTGGTCAGGCGTGGGGCAGTGACCCGGAAAGCTTCTTCTTCAATACTTATTTGCAGACCTCGAAAGCAACAGGCTTCGATCTACAATTTGTGAGTCATTTGTTCTGGCCAATCGTTGGTATCTGGGCACTGACCTTAATCATTTTGTATGGTGGTGTTAAGAAGGGTGTTGAATTATCGAATAAGATTTTCATGCCGTTGTTATTTGTCTTGTTTACGGTTCTTGTGATTCAGTCATTACGTTTACCTGGTGCGGTAGAAGGCTTAAATGCATTCTTTACTCCGAACTGGTCAGCGATGATGAACTATAAAGTTTGGTTAGCTGCATATGGCCATACTTTCTTCTCGTTGTCTGTTGGCTTCGGGATCATGGTGACGTATGCCTCTTACTTAAAACCTAAAACTAACTTAACAGGTTCAGGCTTGATCGTTGGTTTTGCTAACGCATCAACAGAGATTTTGGCGGGTATTGGTATTTTTGCTGCGTTGGGCTTTATGGCACATGCGGCAGGTAAAGAAGTACAGGATGTTGTGAGTGGTGGTATTGGTCTAGCATTCATCGCATTCCCTAAAATTATTTCAAGTTTAGGTGCAGGTGCGGATTTATTTGGTTTCTTGTTCTTCTCTTCGCTGTTTGTTGCGGGTATCTCTTCCATGGTCAGTATTTTGGAAGTGCCGATTGCTGCAATGCAGGACAAGTTGAAATGGGGCCGTACCAAAGCTGTAACGATTATTGGTGGTGGTAGTGCACTGGTTTCCGTGATCTTATTCTCTAGTGTGAATGCGATTAAGCTGGTGGATATTGTCGATCACTTCATCAATAACATCGGTATTATTGGTGGTGCATTGATCTCGATTATCAGTATTGCTTGGTTTAAACGTTCTGCCTTGCGTGAATTGCGTGATCATGTGAATCGTATTTCGACTGTTCAATTGGGCAAAGGCTGGGATTTCACTTTAACAGTGATCACATCGTTGATCTTGTTAACGACCTTAAGCATGACCGTATTTAACTTGGTGAAAAACGGTTACGATAGTTATAGCATGAGCTTACAAGGCGTATTTGGATGGGGCAGCGTGATTTTCTGTGCTGTCGTTGCAATTGTACTCAGCCGAATCAAAGATCGCTAG
- a CDS encoding SDR family oxidoreductase has translation MNTPSNEKKVILITGASRGIGAFTATLLAQQGHQIVINYARNDLEANQLVEQIKVAGGTASAFKADISQSYQVEQLFEYVIQSYGRVDVLINNAGIMCLQKIEALDDETIEKVLAINLKGSLYTMREAAKRLEQGGKIINLSSSVIGMKLEGYGIYTASKAAIEALTAILAKELRGKNITVNAIAPGPTATELFFEGKSEALIAQLAKAAPLERLGTVEDIAAVLDFAVSDASNWINAQVIRANGGII, from the coding sequence ATGAATACACCATCAAATGAGAAAAAAGTGATTTTGATTACAGGGGCATCCAGAGGCATTGGTGCTTTTACCGCGACTTTATTGGCACAACAGGGTCATCAGATCGTGATTAATTACGCACGCAATGATCTAGAAGCAAATCAGTTGGTTGAACAAATTAAAGTTGCAGGCGGTACGGCAAGTGCATTTAAAGCAGATATTAGTCAGTCATATCAAGTTGAGCAGCTATTTGAATATGTCATCCAAAGCTATGGACGAGTGGATGTACTGATTAATAATGCGGGCATCATGTGCTTGCAAAAAATTGAAGCTTTAGATGATGAAACCATTGAAAAGGTTTTAGCGATTAATTTAAAAGGTAGCTTATATACCATGCGCGAGGCAGCGAAACGACTTGAGCAGGGTGGAAAAATTATCAATCTCTCCAGTAGTGTGATTGGTATGAAGCTAGAAGGGTATGGCATTTATACCGCTTCTAAAGCAGCCATCGAAGCTCTGACTGCTATCCTTGCTAAAGAATTAAGAGGCAAAAATATTACCGTTAATGCCATTGCACCTGGGCCAACAGCGACGGAGTTATTTTTTGAGGGCAAGAGTGAGGCATTGATTGCTCAGTTGGCCAAAGCAGCTCCTTTAGAGCGTTTAGGTACAGTGGAAGATATTGCTGCGGTGCTTGATTTTGCTGTGAGTGACGCGAGTAACTGGATTAATGCACAGGTGATTAGAGCCAATGGTGGCATTATCTAG